A single Proteiniborus sp. DW1 DNA region contains:
- a CDS encoding DNA repair exonuclease, translated as MEIRCIHTGDIHLGMEFKSASFDNKQANTRRLELWETFNRIIDRCKQIKAHILLIAGDLFEDEYCSVADVKRIDSKFREISSTKVVISAGNHDTLGRRSLYRLINWGDNVHIFEPNRITKLEFNDLNATIWGLSWDKKLERANLVDNIKAEDTNKINILLVHGDVFNKESEYLPINRSALLNSGFDYVALGHIHKPQFISSSICYCGSPEPLDFGETGSHGIMEGTISKGKTKMAFVPFAKREFIIKEISINENMTYNEIVDKIKSIDDKEDIALNLYRAIVTGTRDNQISLNIKDIKEYLLREFYYIDIIDNTVPDYDLKKLYKENPNNIIGFFIKEMERQGLDNEIVKNALYYGLEVLLSEKVKK; from the coding sequence ATGGAAATAAGATGTATTCATACAGGCGATATTCATCTTGGAATGGAATTTAAAAGCGCAAGCTTTGATAATAAACAAGCTAATACAAGAAGATTGGAGCTTTGGGAAACTTTTAATAGGATAATAGATAGATGTAAACAGATAAAAGCACATATTTTACTTATAGCTGGAGACTTATTTGAGGATGAATATTGCTCAGTTGCTGATGTTAAGAGAATAGACTCTAAATTTAGAGAAATAAGTAGTACAAAGGTAGTTATATCTGCAGGAAATCATGATACTCTTGGGAGGAGATCTTTATATAGATTGATTAACTGGGGAGACAATGTTCACATCTTCGAACCAAATAGGATTACTAAACTTGAATTTAATGATTTAAATGCAACAATATGGGGACTTAGCTGGGATAAGAAGTTAGAAAGAGCAAATCTAGTAGATAATATAAAAGCAGAAGATACTAATAAAATTAATATATTACTTGTACATGGAGATGTATTTAACAAGGAGTCAGAGTACCTTCCCATAAATAGAAGCGCCTTATTAAACAGTGGCTTTGATTATGTAGCACTTGGTCATATCCACAAACCACAGTTTATTAGTAGCAGTATTTGTTATTGTGGAAGCCCTGAACCCCTTGATTTTGGAGAAACAGGCAGCCACGGTATTATGGAAGGTACTATTTCAAAAGGTAAAACTAAAATGGCTTTTGTACCTTTTGCTAAAAGAGAATTCATTATTAAAGAAATTTCTATAAATGAGAATATGACCTATAATGAAATAGTAGACAAGATAAAATCTATTGATGATAAGGAGGACATAGCTCTAAACCTTTATAGAGCTATTGTAACAGGTACAAGGGATAATCAAATAAGTTTAAATATTAAGGATATAAAAGAATACTTATTGAGGGAATTTTATTATATAGATATAATTGATAATACTGTTCCTGATTATGACTTAAAGAAACTCTATAAAGAAAACCCAAATAATATAATAGGTTTTTTCATAAAAGAAATGGAAAGACAAGGGTTAGACAATGAAATAGTTAAGAATGCACTATACTATGGACTAGAAGTACTACTAAGCGAGAAGGTGAAAAAATGA